The Fimbriimonas ginsengisoli Gsoil 348 genome window below encodes:
- a CDS encoding acyl-CoA desaturase, whose amino-acid sequence MIQTAVNKPFWQKAVTVFIMVFPCFAMLVAAWTFSRSPHRGELWYGLTIALFLLIGIKVRMYGISLGFHRGLTHKSYESKPWLRGLFLIMGCMAIQGEPVRWATDHTEHHRYADKDGDPHSPEHGFWHAHWGWLVEHPFDREINPAFKNDALAMKVSRFTWLWAVVGLAIPAAIGQLVGIGWWDGFLWGGCAAVFFGNQATYWVNSGAHTFGRRDFQTDDKSTNFWLKGPIGYPISWIVAWISCGETNHNNHHAIGNSANHGMFKGQLDPSARTLKMLEKLKLVWNVNWTTEEAVIKRQRELTMTPEERKAEALRLHRERQEKVPA is encoded by the coding sequence GTGATTCAAACAGCAGTTAACAAGCCGTTTTGGCAGAAGGCCGTCACCGTGTTCATCATGGTGTTCCCTTGCTTTGCAATGCTCGTGGCGGCATGGACGTTCAGCCGGTCGCCGCATCGCGGCGAGCTATGGTACGGGCTGACGATCGCCCTCTTTCTCCTCATCGGCATCAAGGTGCGGATGTACGGCATTTCGCTGGGCTTTCACCGCGGCCTCACCCACAAGAGTTACGAATCGAAGCCTTGGCTTCGCGGTCTTTTCCTCATCATGGGCTGCATGGCGATCCAGGGCGAACCGGTCCGCTGGGCCACCGACCACACGGAACATCACCGCTACGCGGATAAGGATGGCGACCCGCACAGCCCTGAGCATGGCTTCTGGCATGCTCACTGGGGATGGCTTGTCGAGCATCCGTTCGACCGGGAAATCAACCCGGCTTTCAAGAACGATGCCTTGGCGATGAAGGTCAGCCGATTCACCTGGCTCTGGGCCGTCGTCGGCCTTGCCATTCCCGCCGCAATCGGACAGCTTGTCGGTATCGGCTGGTGGGATGGTTTCCTCTGGGGCGGCTGCGCCGCCGTCTTCTTCGGCAACCAGGCCACCTACTGGGTGAATTCCGGCGCCCACACCTTCGGTCGACGCGATTTCCAAACCGACGACAAGAGCACCAACTTCTGGCTCAAGGGCCCGATCGGTTATCCGATCTCCTGGATCGTCGCCTGGATCTCCTGCGGCGAGACGAACCACAACAACCACCACGCCATCGGCAACTCCGCCAACCACGGCATGTTCAAGGGCCAGCTCGATCCCTCCGCGCGCACCTTAAAGATGCTCGAGAAGCTCAAGCTCGTCTGGAACGTGAACTGGACTACCGAGGAGGCAGTGATCAAACGCCAACGCGAGCTCACGATGACCCCCGAAGAGCGGAAGGCCGAGGCGCTGCGCCTCCACCGCGAGCGCCAAGAAAAGGTCCCCGCTTAG
- the purF gene encoding amidophosphoribosyltransferase, with product MTHPEQDDRLKEECGVLGVYVPEQEAARIAFFGLFALQHRGQESAGIAVSDGFRVRMHRDMGLVNQVFTPEVLRSLPGHLAVGHTRYSTTGASVLRNAQPIYCQSLVGEIAVAHNGNLINARELREEMERDGEHFETTSDTEIMARIMVRHMHSGPEVAVREVMRRVRGAYSVTVLTPKVLIGFRDPSGIRPLTAGKLGEGYMVASETCAFGPVGGTPTHELEPGEMVIIDSQGMRFARGHDTEPGGMCLFEFIYFARPDSVMYGTSLYTARERMGQTLAKEHAVEADIVVPVPDSGIPAALGYSRESGIPYREGMMKSRYIHRTFIQPDQRMREMGVRMKLTPLEDHIRGQRVVLVDDSIVRGTTTKQIVKMLFETGAKEVHVRITAPPIKFPCFYGIDMASKGELAAAVMTIPSLCEYLGATTLGYLSIEGAVEAVGRENGRFCLACFNGKYPISIPPDMSKHAFDDPPEVGQMAALANGQLRLID from the coding sequence GTGACCCATCCGGAGCAGGACGACCGCCTCAAAGAGGAATGTGGAGTGCTGGGAGTGTATGTGCCGGAACAGGAAGCGGCGCGGATCGCTTTCTTCGGTCTATTCGCTCTCCAACATCGCGGGCAGGAGTCGGCGGGGATTGCGGTAAGCGACGGCTTCCGGGTGCGAATGCACCGAGACATGGGGCTGGTGAACCAGGTGTTTACGCCGGAGGTGCTCCGCTCGCTGCCGGGGCACCTGGCGGTAGGGCATACCCGTTACTCTACGACGGGGGCTTCGGTGCTGCGCAACGCTCAGCCGATTTACTGCCAATCGCTGGTCGGCGAGATCGCGGTGGCGCATAACGGAAACCTCATCAATGCGCGCGAGCTGCGCGAGGAGATGGAGCGGGACGGGGAGCATTTCGAGACCACCAGCGACACCGAGATCATGGCGAGGATCATGGTGCGGCATATGCATTCCGGTCCCGAAGTTGCCGTTCGCGAGGTGATGCGCCGGGTTCGGGGCGCCTACAGCGTTACGGTCTTGACTCCCAAGGTGTTGATCGGCTTTCGCGACCCGAGCGGCATTCGGCCGTTGACGGCAGGAAAGCTGGGAGAGGGGTACATGGTGGCGAGCGAGACGTGCGCTTTCGGCCCGGTGGGCGGCACCCCGACGCACGAGTTGGAGCCGGGGGAGATGGTCATCATCGACTCCCAAGGGATGCGGTTCGCCCGCGGCCACGATACCGAGCCGGGCGGCATGTGCCTCTTCGAGTTCATTTACTTTGCCCGCCCCGACTCCGTAATGTACGGAACGAGCCTGTACACGGCGCGAGAGAGGATGGGGCAGACGCTGGCCAAGGAGCATGCGGTGGAAGCCGATATCGTGGTTCCGGTTCCGGACAGTGGAATCCCAGCCGCGCTCGGCTATAGCCGCGAGAGCGGCATCCCGTACCGGGAAGGGATGATGAAGAGCCGGTACATCCATCGCACCTTCATCCAGCCGGACCAGCGGATGCGGGAAATGGGGGTTCGGATGAAGCTGACCCCGCTCGAAGACCATATCCGCGGCCAGCGGGTGGTGCTGGTGGACGACTCGATCGTTCGTGGCACGACCACGAAGCAGATCGTGAAAATGCTGTTCGAGACGGGTGCGAAGGAAGTGCACGTCCGGATCACGGCCCCGCCCATCAAGTTTCCGTGCTTTTACGGGATCGACATGGCGAGCAAGGGGGAACTGGCGGCCGCGGTGATGACCATTCCATCGCTTTGCGAGTACCTGGGGGCGACCACACTCGGCTATCTGAGCATCGAGGGGGCGGTCGAGGCGGTTGGGCGGGAGAACGGCAGGTTTTGCCTCGCGTGCTTTAACGGCAAGTATCCAATATCCATTCCGCCCGACATGAGCAAGCACGCGTTCGACGATCCTCCCGAAGTCGGGCAGATGGCGGCGCTGGCGAACGGCCAGCTCCGGCTGATCGACTAG